CTCGCCGATAATCGCCGCGACACGCTCCGGATTGAGTTTGGAAATGGGATAGACCGTCATCCCGCAATAGCAGCCGCTCTCGCGGGCCAGCAGGATTGTCTCCTCGGTGTTGTGATCAATCACCACCCAGTCCGGATTGATCCGTTCCGCCCTGATGATTTCAATGGTCCGCTTGGTTCCCCTCAGTTTATCCACATGCGGCAGATGCACAATCACCGGCATGTGATGCTCATTCGCCAGATGAAGCTGACGGACAAAGGCGACTTCCTCATTGGGCGTGATGGCGTTGAACCCGATTTCCCCGATGGCCACACAACGCGGATGCATGAGATACGGCTCCAGGCCATCCATCACCTCTTTGGCCAAAACCATATCCTCGGCCTCTTTGGGATTGAGCGACACGGCGGCATAATGATCGATGCCAAACCGCCGCGCCCGGACCGTTTCAAACTCGAGAATCAGATCAAAGTAATCGAAGAACGTTCCTGCATACCGGCGATTGCGCCCCATCCAGAAGGAGGGCTCCACACAAGCCCTGATACCGGCCAGGTACATGTTGATGTAATCATCGGTCGTCCGCGAATACATGTGAATATGCGGTTCAATAATGGTCATAGCAGCCCCTATTTGGAAAAAGTTATCCTTGGATCAATCAACGTATAACAAAAATCCGAAATAATGTTACCGAGAAGTCCCAGAATGGAGGTCAGGGCCAGGATGCCCATGAACACCGGATAGTCACGTCCGACAATCGCCTCCAGACTCAGCCGGCCCATCCCGGGTATCTCGAAAATCTGTTCAATGATGACGGAGCCGGCAAACATGACGCCCAGAATGCCGCCGATCCCAGTCGCAATTGGAATCAACGCATTGCGCAAAGCGTGGCCCCACACCGCCCGCCGGGCTGACCCGCCCTTGGCCAGGACCGTTCGCAGATAATCCTTACCGATCTGATCCAGGAGTGAATTTTTCATCAGCAGGGTCAACACCGCAAATCCCCCGATGACATAGCAGAGCACCGGCAGCACCATATGCCAGATCGCATCACCCACCTGCCCCAGCCAGGAGAGGGATTGATAGGACTCCGAATGAACCCCGGAGAGCGGAAAGAGATCCCATAGATTTTCCGCCGTACCGCAGAGCAGCATCTTCAGCACCATTCCAAAAGCCACGGTGGGAATCGCATAGCCGGTCAGCACGATCACACTGGACCCCAGGTCAAAGGCGCTGCCATTCTTCAGTGCCTTGCTGATTCCCAGCGGGATACAGATCAAGTAACTCAGGACCACGCCGGTCAGCCCGAAAACCAGCGACACCGGCATCCGCTCCCGGATCAATTGCCAGGCGGTCTTATTGGGATACTTGAAGGAGTCCTGCTGCATCCCCAGCCGGTCGTGGACCAGCCACTTCCAATATTGGGTAAGAAACGGCTTATCGAAGCCAAAATGCTTTTCCAGCGCCTTGCGCTGTTCCGCCGTAATGGTCCCCGAGGCGCCCGCCGCCATCTTCCCTTCCCCGGCGTTGATGCCTTTCATCTGCATGATGATCTGCTCCACCGGCCCGCCGGGCACCACCTGAACCAGGCCATAGCACATGAGGGTAATTCCCAGAAACGTGGGAATCACCAGCAACAACCGCCTGATAAAATAAGTGGTCCGCTCCATAAAAAAACTCCGTGCCTCCCAAAAACCGGAGACACGGAGAATACTACACGCGATTAGCCCCAAGAAGAAAAATTTAACCGCGAAACACGCTAAAAACGCGAAAAAGTATTAATCCCCCTTTCGCGTGTTTCGTAGTCGACCCCCTCCTGAATCTGATTTAGACCACGTAGGTGGTCGCCACGGTCGAGCCACCGGATCCTGTCCAATTGGTATGGAAGGCTTCCCCGCGCGGCTTGTCCACGCGCTCATACGTATGGGCGCCGAAGTAGTCGCGCTGCGCCTGCAGCAGGTTCGCCGGCAACCGCTCACAGCGGTACCCGTCATAATAATTCAGGGCCGCACTCATCGAAGGCATCGGGATTCCCAGCTTGATCGCCATGGAAAGCGTTTTCCGCCAGGAAGTCTGGGACCGCGCCGTCGCCTTCTGGAAGAAGGGATCCATCAGCAGATTATCGAGACCCGGGTTCTTGGTGAACGCCGTCTTGATCTTGCCCAGGAAGGCGGAGCGGATGATACAGCCACCGCGCCACATCAAGGCGATCCCGCCATAGTTCAGATCCCAGCCATTTTCCTTGGCCGCCGCCCGCATTACCTGATAGCCCTGGGCATAGGACACAATCTTCGAGGCATACAACGCCTTGCGCAGATCCTTGATCATGGCCGCCTTGTTCCCCTTGAACACGGCCTTGGGGCCCACCAGCACCTTCGAGGCGGCAACGCGCTCGGACTTGATGGCTGAAATGCAGCGAGCAAACACGGCCTCGGCAATCAAGGTCAGCGGCATT
The sequence above is a segment of the bacterium genome. Coding sequences within it:
- a CDS encoding TatD family hydrolase yields the protein MTIIEPHIHMYSRTTDDYINMYLAGIRACVEPSFWMGRNRRYAGTFFDYFDLILEFETVRARRFGIDHYAAVSLNPKEAEDMVLAKEVMDGLEPYLMHPRCVAIGEIGFNAITPNEEVAFVRQLHLANEHHMPVIVHLPHVDKLRGTKRTIEIIRAERINPDWVVIDHNTEETILLARESGCYCGMTVYPISKLNPERVAAIIGEYGSERMIVNGSADWGVSDPLSLVKVVERLRLDGFPDADIRRLTCDNAMAFYSQSPNWKPDFTIQPLDPREFQR
- a CDS encoding ABC transporter permease subunit; this translates as MERTTYFIRRLLLVIPTFLGITLMCYGLVQVVPGGPVEQIIMQMKGINAGEGKMAAGASGTITAEQRKALEKHFGFDKPFLTQYWKWLVHDRLGMQQDSFKYPNKTAWQLIRERMPVSLVFGLTGVVLSYLICIPLGISKALKNGSAFDLGSSVIVLTGYAIPTVAFGMVLKMLLCGTAENLWDLFPLSGVHSESYQSLSWLGQVGDAIWHMVLPVLCYVIGGFAVLTLLMKNSLLDQIGKDYLRTVLAKGGSARRAVWGHALRNALIPIATGIGGILGVMFAGSVIIEQIFEIPGMGRLSLEAIVGRDYPVFMGILALTSILGLLGNIISDFCYTLIDPRITFSK